DNA sequence from the Candidatus Planktophila sulfonica genome:
GAAAGGTAAATGCCGGTCCATACATATTGCCGTGGTTAACCATGGCTTGAGGATATTGGTTATTGCGGAGTTGCTGCAATTACCCCGAGACACATTTCATCAGAAGAACCTTCACCCCATGTGATGTAGCGCGGCGCCAGTGACTTTAATTGCGGAATCTTCTGGCGCAGCGTTGGATCGAATGTGCACTTCACGCGAATCGTGTCTCCTGCAACAACTTTTACCGGAGTCTTTAAGACTGTCGCAGATTGGTCATCGAAGTTGTAGTTCTTCACATCGAGGAGCAGCTTCTCAGTTGGCTTTCCTGGATTGAGGATGATCGAAAGAGAGCGGCCCAACAAGTGCATATGTGGGGCTGCCGCAATCACGGTGAAGTTGCTATTGATGACCTTGTCGCATTGCGAAGTTAAAGATGCAACAGGCTTAAATGGATCTTGGCCACAGAGGGCGTTGATACCAGCTGATTCAAAAGCACTGGTCGTGCTTGTGCGCGCAGCCAAATCAATAAGCGATTTCTTTCGGTCACAGAGTGGGCCAGTTACTCCAGCAGGGCATGCCAATTCAACAGGTGCCGGAAAGAGTTCAACATGGAGTTGTTTAACAGTTGATCCCTTTGCAGGAACTGTATCCATCA
Encoded proteins:
- a CDS encoding monooxygenase, coding for MKLRILPLALIAVLSASLLPHVAEAAPAKTKRYTVTMKKAHLPAAPKNGTDDYRCFLLDPKVTEDSIIRSIQFIPQRKNYVHHAIIFRVTDADLEEAIAADKNGTGWPCFGGSGLGGMLSTFISSPWLSSWAPGRGKDVSPAGYGTPFKKNERFVLQVHYNLLAANGGKVETDQSKIVMDTVPAKGSTVKQLHVELFPAPVELACPAGVTGPLCDRKKSLIDLAARTSTTSAFESAGINALCGQDPFKPVASLTSQCDKVINSNFTVIAAAPHMHLLGRSLSIILNPGKPTEKLLLDVKNYNFDDQSATVLKTPVKVVAGDTIRVKCTFDPTLRQKIPQLKSLAPRYITWGEGSSDEMCLGVIAATPQ